CCCAGAACGCAGTGAATTGTACAGATATATGCGCCTGTCAACTATGTTAAGACGACCACAAATCCAATGATCCTGTAATTTTACATTGATAGGCATAACAACATGATCAACCAAATGCCAAGGAGTGGCACATAATATCTTACCACCTTGAATGTACTGGGCCACATTGTGAGAAAGAGACAACACCGATATATCGTTGTTTTTCTCAACAAACCTCTCATACAAAGTTGTTATGCTAGAACAAAAGAGGCAATCAGTTGTGGTGACTTTGATTTTCGGCTCGGCTGAGTACATTATTTTCTTACGAAGATAATAGAAAATGATGTCAATGTGCTGAACAAACAGATAAAAAAAAGTAAGTGAAAAAACATTCAAACTTATAAAAAACTAACAGAACAAcacttaaaaacattaaaaaaaataaataaaaaaataatatgtaaaataataataataataaaataaaaacttacagAATTGGTAAGGAAACAATTAGGGTAGGCAAGGTTGTGAAACCACATCTTGTTGCTGATGTCCTCAACACCAAAACGAAATGGCGGAAATATAGTGTCCTTACCCTTACAATACACATTAGTTGTTgtgctaaaaaaaaaacaaataaaaaaatatcaaaatacaaatgaaaaaataaaaaataaatagaaaacaataaCAGATATACAACTGAAAACACCTACAAAAATACTTACTTAGATTTATGCTTTCTAAGACCTGAATCAACCCACTTGACAAACTCAGCTTCCAATTGCGGATCAACAGGTTCACCAATCTTGTTGTCCAACGGGCACAAACCACGCACATATTTAACGACCTTATACACAGAATCATAAGGAGAAACCGAGGATGAACCTGATTTAGATGCACCAGAAGCAAGCTCAATGAATGGAGATTTCAAAACAGCTCCTTTCTTTCGATCCCTCTTTTGAGGACGTAAAATAAGAGTCTCTTGAAAAACAACCATTTCAAGATCAGTCTTCTCAGAAGTCTCAACAGGAGCAGGGGCATGAGTTGAGGAACCAATCTAAAAAAGAGAAAGGATAAATAAAAagacttatttttaaatttcaaacagtacaataaaaacaccataaaaacaacaatagaataccaaataaatacaaatataaaaaaaaaaaaaaacataaacacaAACCAAATTCTCCACAGCTTTAACAGCAGATGCAATTGTTGCATCAACATCAATGTTCTCCTCCCCACCTTGAGACTGTTCAGGctgataacaaaaaaaaacagtaaaaaactattaaaacaaacacaaaacaCAGAAATACACAAAAAAAAGCACAAACAAAAATGATGTCCAAACAAGAAATACACCTGTTTGATCTCTGCAATAGGTTCCACAGGGTCAGAATTCTTGGCATCATCGACCTTGCCGGTATCATCATCCCTCGAAACAACCGCGGGGACAACAACACCCTCATCGTTACGAACATCGCCCGTGTGAGCCTCATCCTGACCAGCACCAACACCAGCTCCTCccagatcatcatcatcatcatcagtttCATCGTCATGATGATCATCTCCTTTGTCATCGTCGA
This region of Cannabis sativa cultivar Pink pepper isolate KNU-18-1 chromosome 7, ASM2916894v1, whole genome shotgun sequence genomic DNA includes:
- the LOC133039643 gene encoding uncharacterized protein LOC133039643 — encoded protein: MKSVGEMNKKLDILIESSQGGLTHNGSQSEDALRTSENEDDEDSTSEEDEDDKFDDDKGDDHHDDETDDDDDDLGGAGVGAGQDEAHTGDVRNDEGVVVPAVVSRDDDTGKVDDAKNSDPVEPIAEIKQPEQSQGGEENIDVDATIASAVKAVENLVYWFLNSCPCSC
- the LOC133039642 gene encoding uncharacterized protein LOC133039642 → MVVFQETLILRPQKRDRKKGAVLKSPFIELASGASKSGSSSVSPYDSVYKVVKYVRGLCPLDNKIGEPVDPQLEAEFVKWVDSGLRKHKSNTTTNVYCKGKDTIFPPFRFGVEDISNKMWFHNLAYPNCFLTNSHIDIIFYYLRKKIMYSAEPKIKVTTTDCLFCSSITTLYERFVEKNNDISVLSLSHNVAQYIQGGKILCATPWHLVDHVVMPINVKLQDHWICGRLNIVDRRIYLYNSLRSGRYMIVAKEACKPFSVILPYYFSMLDFIGLRNETKFSTMEPFPIVAVDDLPEHVTA